Genomic segment of Malania oleifera isolate guangnan ecotype guangnan chromosome 7, ASM2987363v1, whole genome shotgun sequence:
attttcttaatatgatatgtaatataaaatctaacacaatattcacactcttcccaatattcaaaattcaaataaactctcagttaatttatctttgggatgtttaaccaaataacgtactcccgtatggttttcacaagatatggtttaaccaacgtactctctttttaTTTCtgaaacccaaatcaaaattaaactttaagtttacttaattcccaaatatacgtagtatatatgattttcaatttaaaccatccatgcaatttaaatatatattgaaaataaagagtagggaaagaaaaagtgagacggagatttttacgaagttcggcttatacccaacctacatcctcgcctttggcaaaccaccaaaggattcactaaacctattcctttgacaggcgaaacaatacctttacaacactctttggttaaggctagagcccgccttctccaaacgatatctgttgactctatgagtccaatcttgttttgataatgaccaatcacttggtatttgatctatgcattgagtttgtgaacatgacctatattaagtatgcacggaaagataacgagtcatggaagccataaagtaaagctgatacattttggcaagctccatggaaatcaaagagtacaagaatcaagatgcaagcggcaaagttcaagaacatcttgggaatgggtatttagaacttatgtatttacattctcATATGAATTAATTTGAGgttcaacataacttagaatgattttaggatttatgcatttcatgtaaatcattaggggactttcatgaacttaaaaatattcttaaaaccttggaaagtatctttataaaagagccaagaaaaaaAGTagaatagatttttaaattaaaaaaaaaaaaggaaaattgagaaaaggggacttcagtagcctgaactcaccctcagtagcctgaagaatttcttcaggagcctgaagattaaggtcggtagcttgaagaattaatgagaaaacacagcaagaaggtcgaggtacttcggttgcctgaagtcactttaggagcttAAACTTCAACATTTGTAGCTTGAAGttgtgggaaagtttaaaaatcagatttttattaatagaactcatgagctttttctttgatccaacggttgagatcaatcttaagggtaagacactataaatactaaatatctaaactcTAGAACCAAgttaagacacacaagaagagaagaatacatattattgaaagaatattgagaaacttgctcttattgctatacgattgcctacacttcaacttctaatcattaagcttgggcaaatcaactcagaatctcgaagggaacttgtttactcatctagtttttcattctagtattgaggtttgattattCAAGTTAtcattttcaagaacttctcatctcattacttgttattgaatatcattagagaaatttatcttgaatgtgcatatacatataaatattttttttacaagatcattacttgggaaaggttttagctattggttgaatagtgtttgattcaagagtaaatctattttttcaaagaacttctcattccaaatctattgttgaaataagccgggtgattgatagtgagtatattttcacataaattatttggataatctcactacttgattaagttttttttttattggttaaaaagatttgattttaGTGTGTagttgttaaaggatctatattttagatatattaacgcttgattaaatatccttggtttttataaatatacattttattgagggatatttttttgaacaacaatatattcagtttgtgagtgttgaacattattatctatatatatatacacatacatacttgcatataataaagattgtgttgagattgaatatttgaaaggaacattttttattgtaattgatataatcttcaaagctatttgatagcacggttggatccgaaatggtcaaaaaccttagaaatggttcaagtcattCGAAAAACGGTCCTAAAACGATTCCGAAAAACTCGGTCAAAGTTCAAGTCAAATTAGTCAACGCTAACGTGGCATACAGACGTGGCATGCTGACATGGAAGTGCTGACGTGGCACTGGGGCCAACCTGTTGACGTGTCAATGGGGTCCACCTACTAACGTGGCAGATGACGTGGCACTAGCACGTCGGTGATGTGGCTGGGTCTAGAGCGGGCCGGATCGGATACTAATTTGGGTCAGGTGCGGACTGGGTCTTGGGTTGGTTTGGTCTGAGTGAGTATCCGGGTCGGGTTGGTAGGTCAGAGTTTGGTTTTCGGGTGGGGCTGAGGCGTTCGGGGGAGGAAGACGTGTGGGGAGGCGTCTTGCTCCGGCGTAGCGCGTGGTGGTGCGTGTAGCTTCTTCTAATCTCCTTTCGAGCTCCAGTTTGCACCGTCAACTTCTTCTTAGCGAGGTAAAGGTGACGGTGACGGTGACCTCCAAAAATAATCTCGAGCCACTAGACAAAGCTCTGTTTTCGGTGTACAACTTTGATCTAGCTTTTCCTGCTCTAACggggctctaataccacttattAGGACCTTGTGAGCAACCAAAAAATTATGaacaccagaaatttacgtggtttgctacgtccacagagcacaccacaaattcactaaaacCGCTAAAAAATACGACTTTCTTcctcctctcactctcttcctcctctctttcttctctctgctctctgtACATTTAACAATTCTCCacaactctctatttatagggcttcggaatcaattacaattaaatacgataaatcaaaaaaagaagtttcatccatttaaattaaatggtggATAAATGGTGGATAACAACTCCAGCTTGCAACGTGTTTCCAACTCCTCACGCGTCTCCAGCTCAGCATCTCCTGGCTCCAGCACAACAACTAAGGACTTATTGGAGACAGTTTAAGAAGTTCATATTCTATAAGAAAAACAAAGTGAACGCACTGGCTGGTaaataataatgttttttttaattaattaattatttttctcATTGATTTTCACTAAGTAGACTAGCCACCATAATTAATGAATTATTGTTGCAGCACGTTATCAAGTAACAATTAGGCTTTTTCAAAGCCTTAACTTGAGTGCAAAATCCGATTAACTAAGCAACACACATACACACTCTCACACCCACAAACAATTTTAACCTTGAATTTATGTGTCTTAGAAAGTTTCAAAACTTATTAAAGATGAAAAAATTTTGGTTTTCTTTTGCCAAATCTAAGGATTATAAATGGTAATTTACTAAAAGTAACTGTTAAGAGGCAAAAATGGGAAGAAAATAGATAAAAAGTTAATAAATGAGCCAATCTCAAGGTCTAAATGTGGAAAAATATGGAGGAAAAAAGACAAATGAGGGTGGATGACTCAGCAATGTTTAATATTGCCACCTAATGACTATATTTGAGGGGCATCGGTTGGCAATAGTCATGCAACTTCCGCGCTTGCTCTCGTCCACATCCCATTCTAAAGTGGCAACATATTTAATTGATTTACGGTTAatgtttatgtttaaatttataAATGTTTACAATCAAAACTCcacaaatataaaataagaatacttgatatgttatatttttaaaatatatattttttatttaaaatacatgcattaaaggaaaaaaaattaaaataataatgctaatatatgTGTAGCAGTGGAAGGTAGTCAAGAACTTTTATGAATACTTGTCACTTAATTAATCTTAAGTTATCTTTTCTCGTCAATATTCTTTCGCAATCATATAATAATTTTGAGTTTTTTAACTATGCTGTTTTAAAATTGACATActctaatttaaattttatttttaatcttaCAGACActtgaatatgaaattttgactttttttttttttttgtatttattttagtttgtaaTGAAATGTGAATCCAAAGAGTTAATACATACATACTaccctaaataaataataagataTAATATTCATATTATCTGCCATCTCTCCATTTCTCCACTTCTAAAGCCAATGAAGGGGCTAAATTAAACATTGCTTATACCTtatatcaaaatttattttattaatttacaatttgaacatgttataattcaacagtcatttttttttttggtgaaaatgCATAAGGTGGTAATGGCTAGCATGACACTACTAGATTGATGAAACATAAATTTAGAGAAATTAATATAAAATGTTAATCTATAAATATCAAGACACATATGTCATATATTATAATCATTCAAATTAAAAAAGTTGAGTAATGGGTTAGCagattaattattatattaatgtTGTATGTCATTATGCATTTGATTGGTTAATAGAATAGAAATCAAACAATGAATCGACCGCACGTAACTGTTAGATTGTTGTAAAATTTTATGACATAACCGactattaaaatttaaatactagATAAACATATCTCAATAATTAATTTTTGAGTTTATAAAAGATCGATCGATAGACGACAAAAGATCATGTTCACGATTAAATGTCGTGACGTTGTCTTGTTAGCTAATAGAAATTGTTTTGACATTGTTTTGTCGGTTAGCAAGAAATGTCGTGACATTGTCTTGTCGGTTAACCAAAAATGTCAGAACCCAATCCTTAATAGTCCATATTCCTTTAGACCCCTCCTAGGGAATGCGTATATGTTTCTTAAGTTAATATCTTCATTACCTATAAATATCTTAggattaataatgataatatatctGGAAAGTCTTATACATAGTAGTATCACCATGAATGATTAGAAGCTTAGTACTCACAAGATGCCATGCCCCTATAAATCCTATGTTACTTTAGCGGGTTCAAAATTAGTTTGAAATATCTTGTGTTTGGTCAATAGATTCCAAATCTATGGAGTAAAGAAAATTACTAACAAGTATTTTTCATGTCTAATAATTGAGTAGTGGGTTAGAAGTGAGAGTAGTATACAACACGTTTGTGAAATAATGGGAGTTGGGGATCAATTGAAACACTTAAAGGCTAAAACTAGTTGCAACCCACATTTTCCTACTCCTTTCCTTGCAACGTGACATTGTTTGGTAAGGTTCTTTCCAATGCATAGTTCCCCTCCTTCATGCCTTTAATTTTTTGTGACCTACCATTGCAACCTCTCCCCTTCTTCTCTCTTGTCCCCATCCCTCTTTTTATTGCCTTGTATTTTCTTTTCAATCTTTAACTCCATTTGTCTGCTTCTATCCCCAGCTAGTATCCTCTTTAAAAAACACCTTCTTTctctaaatttaatttaaatattttttttttttacatattcaTTCCACCATTTGCATATATTTATAAATTGCCTCTCTATTTTGTCATGTATACCACTTTAAAGTAGCTTTTTCTACtattcatttttttcttcttggTTTCGTATTGTATATATAGGCACTTACACCCTACCTCGAACTAGCTGCCACCATGAGCTCATCATCCCCCAATCCATTCCCTAGAATCAAAACCAGAAATGGTGACATTCAAGGATTTCCTGGCGGTAGTCTCACAGAATTGGCAAGGGTTGAGGATGCTGCCTTCATCTTGCTGAACTATGATGAAGGTTATACTATTCGAGTGGTTCGCGTCGGAGACTTTGCCATCCGTATGGTGATGCGATCTCGAGACTCTAAGAGCATTGTTTTGATCACGACCTGTATGGTGGAAGGCCTCCACTGGCCCCTCACTAGAGATGCACCTGTGATTCGCGTCGGTGACTATAGCTTTGCTTTTGCCTTGCCCGACCTCCTCTATGGTGTGTCCTTCCCGAGGAAGGTAGGAGAGGATACCATGGACTCTTTGGGGAT
This window contains:
- the LOC131159947 gene encoding uncharacterized protein LOC131159947 isoform X2, producing MSSSSPNPFPRIKTRNGDIQGFPGGSLTELARVEDAAFILLNYDEGYTIRVVRVGDFAIRMVMRSRDSKSIVLITTCMVEGLHWPLTRDAPVIRVGDYSFAFALPDLLYGVSFPRKVGEDTMDSLGMVFRKFGFYEDNRGDAPIGKSHLLEKHQPTECLMPQLAFKTWTLNPNGILFLMQMLSHITTQKESAYGGKGTQTMDRQEIKFPILEEYDI